The region CCCGAGGTGTCGGGTTTCTGCTGAAGCAGCCGGATAATCTGCTGGATGCGGTTCTGGCCCGGCAGCACCTGCAAGCTCAGGTTTTTGCGGTTAAAGGAGTCCACAAAAATAGCCGGGTCGTTCATGCCGAGCCGGGTGGCAATGTCCTGCCGGGTAAGTTTGTCGGCGGTTGCCGTCAGGGCAATGGTTGGCACTGTTGGAAACTGCTCTTTCAGAACGTGCAGTTGGGTGTATTCTGGCCGGAAGTCGTGCCCCCAGGAGGAAATACAGTGCGCTTCGTCAATGGCGAACAGCGACAGGTTAGTCAGGCTCAGGAATTGGAAAAACGATTCGGTGAGCAGCTTCTCGGGCGAAACATAGAGGAGTTTGAGCTTGCCGCTAATGCAGTCGTTTTCGATTTCGCGCTGTTCCCGGCTGGTTTGGGTGCTGTTGTAAAAAGCGGCCTGAATACCGTTCATATGCAGCGCACCCACCTGGTCTTTCATGAGGGCGATCAGGGGCGAAACCACCACCGTCAGACCCGGCAGCATCAGGGCCGGAATCTGGAAACAGACCGACTTGCCACCTCCCGTAGGCATCAGTACTACCGTGTCACGACCACTCAGGATCGACTGGATGATGGCTTCCTGCATGGGCCGGAAGCGGTCGTAACCATAATAGCGTTTGAGGTAATCGGCGGGCTGCTGGGTATGGGCTGTTGAAACGGTCATTTCTCTACTGGTGAGCAGGATAAGTGAGCCTGGCTGGTCAAATTATTGTACAGGATAAGTATATAGACCCTGACGAACAGCTTACTAAGGCTATATCAAATTTAAGAAAAAAATAGGTCGTTTTCACGGCGGGAGATGTGATTTTATGAGAATCGCCCCGTCTAAAAGGCGCAAAAGGTTTTATACACGTACAAACCCCATTTAATCACGATGAAAACGAAGCTATTAACCCTGTGTTTGTCTTTAAGCATGCTTGTGGCTATGAATGGTGTTGCTCAGGACAGTAAACCAGGAAAAAGTAAGGCCAAAAAAGAAATGAGCGAAGCCGATGCGTCGGCGAAAGCAGCTGCCAAAGCGGAAAGTAAAGCCGCAAAAGACGCTGCCAAAGAGGGAAAGAAAGAGGCTAAGGAAGCTAAAGCCGATGTAAACGCTACAACGGATGCGGCAAAACAAGCGGCTGTAAATGACCGAATGGCGGCTGCAAGGGCTGCTAAAGCCGCCAGGAAAGCAGCGGCTGATGGTGGTGCTGCTGCGACCGCTGCACCAGATAAGGCGGTTAAGAAAGCCGATAATGCTGGTTTGAAAGACGATAAAATGAGCAAGTCGGCAAACGCATCCATGCCGAAAATGAAGGAAGAGAAGGCGACCCCCGCTGATTACAAAGCACCGGTCGATCCATCGCAGAAAGGCCCCAACGGAGAGAAGGTAATGACCGGACCGCGGGGTGGCAAGTATTACATTAACAAAAATGGCAACAAGACGTACCTGAGCAGTGTAAAGTAAGGTATAAATAGTTCTCAAATATGAGTCGTCCCGCAGTATAGCGATTTAGCTATGCTTCGGGACGACTGATGTTTGTTGTAGGAGTCAGGCTTCTAAAACGAGACAGCCCATCGCCAGCCTATATACCAACCTGTTAATAATCGGAACGGTAGTATTTCTGTCCCGGGAGATTCCCTTTAATGATCCCGTCTTTAATAAGCTGGTTAACTACCTGGTTGGCCGATACTTCGTTACTTCCGCTTGTCGTGACCACCGCTTTCCAAAAGGGCTTTCCGTTAGAAATGTTGACCAATTGCAGCAACAGTTCATCGTTCGACGAAATGTATTTTCCGTAGCCGGATAAATAATTTCGACTGAAATCAATGGTGAGCATCACTTCACTCTGGCAAGTTTGCTGTTGCTTTTGGATAGCCTCCTGCGGACTATCGAATGAAAGCGGGCTATTCGACACACTGCATACCTGATAGCCCTGAGGAAAAGCCGTTTGGAACGAGGCCAGATAAGCAGGGTTGGCACGGGTTAAGTTCGACACTACCAGAATGCGGGTAAAGTCCGTCCTCTCGTCCCGGTTTACATTAGACTGTATATACACATTCGAGCAGCTTGTCAACGTCATCAGAAAGCTGATAGCGAATGCAGAATAGCTGTTTTTCATTACGTTTTTGATTTTTTATGTATTGATTGATATAACAAAATAAGTACATAGCGCGTAAAATGCCGGTTAGCGTTCTTCTATTGTTATTGTTGGCTATCTTACTCACAAATTAAGCAAGGGTATGCGTCAACTACTTCTTTTCCTTATTATCATTTCATCAGCTTATTGCCGGGCTCAATCCAGTCAAACGATACGCACGGCTGGCCTTCAGCAGCCCGTTGAAATTATTCGTGACCGTTGGGGTGTCAATCATATCTACGCCAAAAACGAACACGATCTGTTCTTTGCCCAGGGCTATTCGGCGGCTCAGGACCGGCTGTTTCAACTGGAAATCTGGCGTCGGCAGGCTACCGGAACCGTGGCCGAACTGCTCGGCCCGCAGGAAATAAAGCGGGACATCGGCACCCGCCTGTTTCGGTACAAACCCAACGCAACCCCCGCCGACATTGACAAAGAACTGCTGCATTATCACCCGCACGGGCCGCAGATTGTAAAGGCGTTTGTAGCCGGGATCAATGCCTACGTTACCGAAATTCTGAAAACGCCCGAAAAGCTACCGTTCGAGTTTCGGGTGCTCGATACGAAACCCGGTTTCTGGACGCCCGAAGTCGTTATCAGCCGCCATCAGGGACTGATGTATAACGTTCGGGAGGAACTGAACTACGGGCGGCTGGTTAAGTTGATTGGTGCCGATAAACTCCGCGAACTGCAATGGTTTCATCCACAGTCTACCCTGTCAAATACAACGTCTCCGGCACCCGATCTCACGCTTCATGTAAACGGCGACGAACTGTTTCAGCCAATTCTGGAACTTTACGAAGCCTTCCGTCTGCCGCTTAAATTCAAAGGGCAACCGACTAAGGAAGATGAGGATGAAGCCAGCCTGAATCGGGGTTTCGAGGCCGATAAACAATACGTTGGCTCCAATAACTGGGTTATTTCGGGTGATAAATCGGCCAGCGGCTACCCAATGCTTGCCAACGACCCGCACCGGGCACAGTCAACGCCTTCGCTGCGCTACTGGGTTCACCTCAATGCGCCCGGCGTGGATTCGCCGGGCGCATCCACGCCGGGCTGGAATGTGGTTGGGGCCGGAGAGCCAACGCTGCCGGGTGTGTCGATTGGGCATAACGACTACGGCGCGTGGGGCCTAACCATTTTTGAGACGGATAACGAGGATTTATACGTCTACGAAACCAATCCCGCCAATCCAAACCAGTACCGCTATAAAGGCAAAGGGGCTACCTATCGCTGGTTAACAATGAAAACCTTTACAGAAACGATTCCTGTAAAGGGCGGAAAGCCGGTAACCGCCACACTCAAGTACACCCTTCACGGGCCGGTAGTGTTTGAGGATGCGAAACATCACAAAGCCTATGCCATTCGGTCGGGTGGGCTGGAGATCGGTTCTGCGCCGTATCTGGCCAGTTTACGCATGAATCAGGCCCGCAACTGGACCGAGTTTCGGAAAGCGTGTCTGTACAGTCGGGTGCCGGGCGAAAACATGATCTGGGCCGATAAAACCGGCACCATCGGCTGGCAGTCGGTGGGGCTGGCACCCATTCGCAAGAATTTTACGGGGCTGGTGCCGGTACCCGGCGATGGCCGGTTCGAGTGGAGTGGCTTCCTGCCCATCGACCAGTTACCGAACAAGCTTAACCCGCCCGAAGGCTACGTAGCTACGGCCAATAATAACCTGACCTCCACCAACTACCCACACCGGGATGCCCTCGGCTGGACCTGGGCGAGCCCCTCGCGGGCGCATCGTATTGAAGAAGTCCTGAACGACGGAACCCGGAAAACGATGGTCGATTTCATGGCGTTACAGGCCGATTACCTGTCTATCCCAGCCCGAACACTGGTGCCGTTATTGCAAAATCTGGCGTCGCCCAACGACCGTACGGAGCAGGCGCTGAGTTACCTCCGCCGGTGGGACTACAAACTAACGCCCAATTCTGTTGCGGCTTCTATTTATGTAGCCTGGGAGGGTCAGTTGAAGCAGGCTGTTTATCAGGAAAAAGTACCTGAAGTTGCCCAGCCGTATTTAAAAACTTTACCCACGAAGCGTGTTTACGATGCCTTGCTCGTGCCAACCCCCGGCCGCGATAGTTTGTTGCTGACCTGTATGGACCGAGCCGTAGCGGAGCTAACCAAACGACTGGGGGCCGATATGGACGACTGGTCGTACGGGCAGCGGAAAAACAAACACATTACCATTACGCACCCGATGAGTAATCTGGTCGATAGGGCCATGCGGCAGAAAATAAACTTTGGTCCCGTGTCGCGCGGTGGTTATGCCGAAACGGTGAACGCGACGGGCAACGACCTCAACCAGACACACGGTGCCTCCTTCCGGATTCTGGTGGATACTGAGGACTGGGATAAAACATTGGGCATCAATACCCCCGGTCAGTCCGGCGACCCTGAGAGTCCGCATTACGGCGATTTATTCCCGATCTGGGCCGAGAATAGCTATTTCCCGGTATTTTTTACAAAGGAAAAAATCAAAACTGTTACCGAAGGTACAACAGTCCTGACGCCCTAATGCAGCGCAAACGGTGCGCTGTAACGATGAAAATCGGTAGTCGCGTGGCTGTTATTATTTGACAACTGGTGTGCGGCTACGTGGCTTCCCAGCCACGCTACTTACGTTACATTTCGTACTTTTGCGGATAATGGATACTCAGTCAATCGTACAAGCCGATATTACACGGGCAATTGCCGAACTCTATCCGGGCAGTGCCGGTGAGGTGCAGCTTTCGCCCACCAAAAAAGAATTTGAAGGACAGTACACCTTCGTTACGTTCCCTTACACCAAAATCCTTCGTCAGGCACCTGCCCAAATTGGTCAGGCAATTGGCAACTGGCTGGTTGAAAACAGCCCGGTTGTCAGCAAATTCAACGTTGTACAGGGATTTTTGAACATTAGCCTGGCCGATGCGGCCTGGGTTGAGGTATTGAACGATATGGCCACCGATGCCTCGTTCGGTACACTGCCGTCGAAAGGCCAGTCGGTGATGGTTGAGTTTTCGTCGCCCAACACCAACAAGCCGCTGCATTTGGGACATTTGCGGAATAATTTCCTGGGCGATTCGGTGAGTCGTATTCTGGTGGCAAATGGCTATGATGTCGTCAAAACCTGTATTGTCAACGACCGGGGCGTACACATCTGTAAATCCATGCTGGCCTATCGGATGTTTGGCAGCGATGCGTCGGGCCAATGGGAAACGCCGGAAACGTCGGGTCTTAAAGGCGACCACCTGATCGGGAAGTACTATGTGCTATTCGATAAAGCGTACAAAGCGCAGGTCGAGGAGATGGTGGCGCAGGGAACTACCAAAGAAGTAGCCGAAAAGACCGCGCCACTCATGCAGGAAGTGCAGCAGATGCTGCGCCTTTGGGAACAGGGCGACCCCGAAACGGTTGCGCTCTGGAAAAAGCTGAACAACTGGGTATATGCCGGTTTCGACGTTACCTATAAAAGCATTGGCGTCAGCTTCGATAAGACCTATTACGAATCGAATACGTATCTGCTTGGGAAGGAAATTGTTGAGGAAGGAATCCAGAAGGGTGTCTTTTATCGTAAAGATGATGGCTCCGTCTGGATTGACCTGACGGAAGAGGGACTGGACCAGAAACTCGTGTTGCGGGGCGATGGTACATCCGTTTACATAACTCAGGACCTGGGTACTACGGATCTGAAATTTCAGGATTTTGGCAGCGACCGCCAGATCTGGGTGGTAGGTAATGAGCAGGACTACCATTTCAATGTGCTGTTCGCCATTCTTCGACGGTTAGGTCGTCCCTATGCCAATGGGTTGTATCACCTCTCGTACGGTATGGTCGATCTGCCAACGGGTAAGATGAAATCCCGCGAGGGTACCGTTGTCGATGCGGATGATTTGATTCAGGAGACGACGGATGCCGCATCGAACGCGGCCGATGAAGCGGCTAAAGGCAAACTCGATGAGTTTAGCGACGAGGAGAAAAAAGCATTGTTTCAGATGCTTGGCTTAGGGGCGCTGAAATATTACCTGTTGAAAGTCGACCCGCAGAAACGGATGCAGTTCAACCCCGCCGAATCGGTTGATTTGCACGGAAACACGGGACCTTATATTCAGTACGTTCACGCCAGGATTCAGTCCATCCTGCGAAAAGCAGCCGAAACGGGGGTAACGCTGGACGGTACCGTTATGGCTACTGGGTTAGATGACGTTGAGCAGCAGCTAATCCTGCTGCTGAGTCAATATCCACAGCGGATTGCCGAAGCCGGAGCAACCTATGCACCGTCTTACATTGCTCAGTATGCATACGATCTGGCGAAGATATTCAACCAGTTCTATGATAAGCTGTCGATTCTGAAAGAAACGGATTCGGTAAAGCTGCACAGCCGCCTTGTTTTATCGAAACTGGTTGGTGAAACTATTCGTAAGGCAATGGGTTTATTGGGCATAGAAGTGCCATCGAAAATGTAGTTAGTCAGTTCTAATTCAGTACTTTTAAATAACTATTGCCAAATTCTACCAAAACGAAAAACTAACCATGAAAAAGAATTTAGTTTTTACTTTAATCGGCGTCGTAGTGATTGCGACCCTCACCAGTTTTATGTCACTTTCAACACTCGTCAAAGGTATCTTCAGCAACAAAAGTGAAGCCATTGCAGCCCCTGCCAATGCGGTTGCTCCCGCTAAAAGTCTGTACGATTTCACTGTAAACTCACTCGATGGTAAGCCCGTAGCCCTGAAAGCCTACAAAGGCAAAAAGGTCGTTATCCTGAACGTCGCTTCGAAGTGTGGTTTCACCCCACAGTATGCCGACTGGGAGAAGTTCTACAAAGAACACGGTAATAAAATTGTTGTGCTTGGCTTTCCTGCCAATAACTTTGGCAGCCAGGAGCCCGGCAGCAGCGAAGAAATCGCTACCTTCTGCCAGAAGAACTATGGTGTAACCTTCCCCATGTTCGAGAAAGTATCGGTACTGGGCGACGATCAGGCTCCTTTGTACAAGTGGCTGACCGACAAGTCGATGAACGGCTGGAACGACAAGGCGCCAACCTGGAACTTCTGCAAATACGTCATCAACGAAAAAGGCGAACTGACGAACTTCTTTGCTTCGAAAGTAAAGCCAACCGACGAAGAGTTCAAAAAAGCTGTCGGCATCTAGTATTTAGTTAAGTAAGTAGATTAGGTGTAGTAGGTTGACATGAGCTCATGCTGACCTATTACACCTAATCTACTTTTTAACCTACTGCATTCAAAACCATATGAAAAGCTGGATTGCGGCTGCCCGGCCGCGTACGTTACCGCTGGCCCTGGCCAGTATTATTCTTGGCAGTTTTCTGGCTTTCGCCAACCAGCATTTCGACTGGAAAATAGCTGTGCTGGCTGCGCTCACAACGATTTTCCTGCAAATACTGTCCAACTTTGCCAATGATTACGGCGATGCCGTTTCGGGCAAAGATACCGAGTTGCGGGTAGGCCCCCGCCGGGCCGTTGCTACCGGCGATATTACGAAAGAGGCTATGCTCCGGGGCATAGTACTGATGTCCGTTCTCTCCTTAGTGTGTGGAATTGGGTTGCTGTCTGTTGCCTTTTATTCGGTAGAACCCAAGATCTTCTGGTTTTTCTTCGTGCTGGGATTGCTTAGCATTGCCGCGGCTATTGGCTATACCAATGGCAAGCGCCCATACGGTTACGCTGGTTTCGGCGACATTGCCGTGCTCATTTTCTTCGGTTGGGTGGGAGTGTTGGGTACTTATTTTTTATATACCCTGTCATTTAGCCCGCTGTTACTGCTTCCTGCCACCAGTGTTGGCCTGTTTGCCACCGGTGTGCTGAATATTAACAATATTCGCGACATCGAAACCGATACCATGACGGGCAAACGGTCTATTCCAGCGCGACTCGGTCTGTCACTCGCCATTCGTTATCACTGGGGATTACTTATTGCCGGTATGGCCTGCGCGCTTATCTATTCCTTTTTTACGGATGCTTCGGCGCTGGGCTACCTGTACGTATTGGCTTTCCCGTTATTTTTCCTGAATGGCCGCGCCGTTGCCACGCACAACCGCCCCGTTGAGTTAAACGCCCGGCTGGGTCAGCTGGCGCTTACCACGCTGTTGTTCGTTATTCTGTTCGGACTTGGCCAGGTTGTGTAAAGAGTGGCTGGCGCGAAAGAGTTGCTGGCGCGGGCATTCGCCCGTGCCCCCGCATAGATGCGAGTATATACTCGCTTTATAAAAAGGCGCGGGCGAATGCCCGCGCCAGCGCTCGCGATTAAACGGCTACTGCTTCACTATTTTCCTGACTACTTTACTTTGTCCGGCCTGAATGGTGAGCAGGTATACGCCCATCGCAGCGGGTAGTTGAATGGATTCTGAAATTGAGGTGACCCGCCCAAACTGCTTTTGAAATACAGGGTGCCCCTGTGCATTGAACAGTGTCAGGCTCACGTCTTTCTTTTGCGTTGTTTCCAGTTCAATGAAGACCAGTTCATGAGCCGGATTGGGGTAAACGTTCAACTGGCCACCTGCAAACGGTTGTTCGGCCGTTGGGAGAAGTACCATTATCGTAGCCTCTCCCGACGCGGTGCCTACCCCACAGTTATTCTCAACACGCGTCACTGTATACTGGATAGTTTTCTCGGGTTGACGCGTCACAATCGTCGGGTTAATGTCTCCTATAAACGTCGTACCGTCCGACAGGCTACCTCGCCAGGGACCATCGCCCGTGAAGTTGAGTGTTAGCGAAACCGATTGTCCCTGCAACACGGTTGTTGAGCCGGTTAAGGTCGCTGTTGGGGCTGGTTTTACCGTAAAAACATCGCTCGCAATAAGTTGAACATAGGAAATACCACGCGGTTTTACCCGTAGCTTATAGCCTGTTCCGGGCAGTATGCCAGTGGGTAGGGTGGCTTTCAGGGCACTTAACGTACCTGACCCAATGACCTGTTCGGGTGTGAAGTTTCCCGAAGCATCGGATAATAACACATCATACTGCCAGCTACCCGCTTTGGTCGTGTTCTCAAGTGTGGTGATGAATGCAACAGAACTTCCGGCGCAGAAAGTAGCCGGGGCCGCTATTTTGGTTGTCAATTTTGGCTGTTGTTGTACGGAGATGGTAAACTGGTCGGTCAGGCACTGGCGATCGTCGGTGACAGCGATCGGAATTGTACCCGACTGGTCGGCCACGTACCGGATGCTTCGGCTGGTCTTGCCGTCCGGCCATCGGTAGTCGCCTATCCAGGAGGCTGTCAGCTGAAGCGTATCGCCATATTCGGCCGTTAAGGAGGCTGTTTTGTTCACATTCTTCATGATGGTGAACTTGTCCTGCACAGAGCCGTCGGCCATTACCAGCTGAGCGTCCAGCCGGTTATCGGTTATGTCCAGCAGCATCGAACCCCCAAGTGTTGTGTTGTTATACACGGTGGCCGGGTGCGGAAAGCCGGGAGATTGCCCACCAAGTTGCCCGCCAGATCCATTAACGATATAAACGGTACCCTGGCCTTTGGTGAGAATGGGGCAGGAATTGGGTGAGCCATCATACCGTCCCGTTGTCGTTTCGGCGATATGATCTGCTTTGTCGAATGTATTGGCCAATCCCCGAAGGCCTTTAATCCGGTAAGTTCGTTCGTAGCCATGGCTATGCCCGTTCAGGACCAGGTCTACGCCATATCGCTCCAGAATTGGGGTCAAATTTTCCCGCAGGAGTTTCATGGACAGCTGCGTATCGGAATTATGACCGCCTTTGCTGTAAGGGGGATGGTGGAAAATGACGATTGTCCACGGGAGTTTATTGGCCGTCAGGTCACGTTTTAACCACTGTACCTGAGCAGAGGTAGTGTCATATAACCGGTACTGTCCATCCGGCCGGCCCTGCGAGTCGAGCGAAACGAGGTGAACATTGCCATAATCGGCTGAATAGTAGGACTTGGAATCGGAGGGGACACCACCAGCCTCACCCTTTTCCGGGAAAGCAAACAGTTTGTAATAAGCGACGTTGAAGTTGGTTTCACTATCGGCGTAATCGTGATTGCCGGGCGTTATAAAAAGTGGTGTGTTACGTAACGTTTGTGGATAAACGGAAAACACATACTGCTGAAATTCATCCTCAAAGCCGAATGAATAGGCGTTATCGCCGAGCCAGAGCCAAAGGTCGGCCGGGCGGTTGGCTGTAGCCTTCTGATAAGCCTGATAAACGTTTCGCTGGTTTTCCGAGCCGCTGCCGAAATCGCCTAATGCCCATAAGCGTACAGGTCTGGTATCTCCAGCGGGTAGCGCTGTTTTTACGTAATAATCCGATCCATTTGTTAATTGGGTATCATCGAAGCCAACGGCATAGGCATACCGGGTGGCAGCTTGCAGGCCCGTTAGGGTCAGGCTGTGCTCAAGGGCTGGCTGCGATTCGCGGATGCTCTCTGTCAGTGAGCTTGCCGATCTGCCAAACCAGACCCGGCCCGTTATTGGCTGATCGGTACGCCAGCGAACGACGACTGATGTTGGGGTGACGACCTGGAGATAGGGGCCCCTGACGAGTTTAGGGGCTTGAGCGCCAGCAAATTGACTAATGACTAAAAGAACACTTATGGGTAGGTAAAAATGTACATTCATCGTTACGGTGGTCACTAAATCTACCGTAAAAGTACATTTGGTACGAGTAACATCCTAAGATCAGAACGTTAACCTCAGGGTAAGCGGTTAACTATTTGTTGTTGATCAGTGCCTGATGCATCCGAAGTAGATACCGCACCGGCCAATCGCTCTGGTTATATGATTCCAACTGACTTAGCTTGAAAAGTAGTTGACGTTCAATCCGTCTTCGCTCCTCGGGCGGAAGGCTCTTCAAG is a window of Spirosoma linguale DSM 74 DNA encoding:
- a CDS encoding Peroxiredoxin (PFAM: glutathione peroxidase~KEGG: hypothetical protein), with protein sequence MKKNLVFTLIGVVVIATLTSFMSLSTLVKGIFSNKSEAIAAPANAVAPAKSLYDFTVNSLDGKPVALKAYKGKKVVILNVASKCGFTPQYADWEKFYKEHGNKIVVLGFPANNFGSQEPGSSEEIATFCQKNYGVTFPMFEKVSVLGDDQAPLYKWLTDKSMNGWNDKAPTWNFCKYVINEKGELTNFFASKVKPTDEEFKKAVGI
- a CDS encoding arginyl-tRNA synthetase (KEGG: bba:Bd2027 hypothetical protein~TIGRFAM: arginyl-tRNA synthetase) produces the protein MDTQSIVQADITRAIAELYPGSAGEVQLSPTKKEFEGQYTFVTFPYTKILRQAPAQIGQAIGNWLVENSPVVSKFNVVQGFLNISLADAAWVEVLNDMATDASFGTLPSKGQSVMVEFSSPNTNKPLHLGHLRNNFLGDSVSRILVANGYDVVKTCIVNDRGVHICKSMLAYRMFGSDASGQWETPETSGLKGDHLIGKYYVLFDKAYKAQVEEMVAQGTTKEVAEKTAPLMQEVQQMLRLWEQGDPETVALWKKLNNWVYAGFDVTYKSIGVSFDKTYYESNTYLLGKEIVEEGIQKGVFYRKDDGSVWIDLTEEGLDQKLVLRGDGTSVYITQDLGTTDLKFQDFGSDRQIWVVGNEQDYHFNVLFAILRRLGRPYANGLYHLSYGMVDLPTGKMKSREGTVVDADDLIQETTDAASNAADEAAKGKLDEFSDEEKKALFQMLGLGALKYYLLKVDPQKRMQFNPAESVDLHGNTGPYIQYVHARIQSILRKAAETGVTLDGTVMATGLDDVEQQLILLLSQYPQRIAEAGATYAPSYIAQYAYDLAKIFNQFYDKLSILKETDSVKLHSRLVLSKLVGETIRKAMGLLGIEVPSKM
- a CDS encoding conserved hypothetical protein (KEGG: sde:Sde_2508 hypothetical protein) — its product is MKTKLLTLCLSLSMLVAMNGVAQDSKPGKSKAKKEMSEADASAKAAAKAESKAAKDAAKEGKKEAKEAKADVNATTDAAKQAAVNDRMAAARAAKAARKAAADGGAAATAAPDKAVKKADNAGLKDDKMSKSANASMPKMKEEKATPADYKAPVDPSQKGPNGEKVMTGPRGGKYYINKNGNKTYLSSVK
- a CDS encoding metallophosphoesterase (PFAM: metallophosphoesterase~KEGG: sse:Ssed_1747 hypothetical protein), which encodes MNVHFYLPISVLLVISQFAGAQAPKLVRGPYLQVVTPTSVVVRWRTDQPITGRVWFGRSASSLTESIRESQPALEHSLTLTGLQAATRYAYAVGFDDTQLTNGSDYYVKTALPAGDTRPVRLWALGDFGSGSENQRNVYQAYQKATANRPADLWLWLGDNAYSFGFEDEFQQYVFSVYPQTLRNTPLFITPGNHDYADSETNFNVAYYKLFAFPEKGEAGGVPSDSKSYYSADYGNVHLVSLDSQGRPDGQYRLYDTTSAQVQWLKRDLTANKLPWTIVIFHHPPYSKGGHNSDTQLSMKLLRENLTPILERYGVDLVLNGHSHGYERTYRIKGLRGLANTFDKADHIAETTTGRYDGSPNSCPILTKGQGTVYIVNGSGGQLGGQSPGFPHPATVYNNTTLGGSMLLDITDNRLDAQLVMADGSVQDKFTIMKNVNKTASLTAEYGDTLQLTASWIGDYRWPDGKTSRSIRYVADQSGTIPIAVTDDRQCLTDQFTISVQQQPKLTTKIAAPATFCAGSSVAFITTLENTTKAGSWQYDVLLSDASGNFTPEQVIGSGTLSALKATLPTGILPGTGYKLRVKPRGISYVQLIASDVFTVKPAPTATLTGSTTVLQGQSVSLTLNFTGDGPWRGSLSDGTTFIGDINPTIVTRQPEKTIQYTVTRVENNCGVGTASGEATIMVLLPTAEQPFAGGQLNVYPNPAHELVFIELETTQKKDVSLTLFNAQGHPVFQKQFGRVTSISESIQLPAAMGVYLLTIQAGQSKVVRKIVKQ
- a CDS encoding peptidase S45 penicillin amidase (PFAM: peptidase S45 penicillin amidase~KEGG: bpt:Bpet2420 beta-lactam antibiotic acylase family protein), giving the protein MRQLLLFLIIISSAYCRAQSSQTIRTAGLQQPVEIIRDRWGVNHIYAKNEHDLFFAQGYSAAQDRLFQLEIWRRQATGTVAELLGPQEIKRDIGTRLFRYKPNATPADIDKELLHYHPHGPQIVKAFVAGINAYVTEILKTPEKLPFEFRVLDTKPGFWTPEVVISRHQGLMYNVREELNYGRLVKLIGADKLRELQWFHPQSTLSNTTSPAPDLTLHVNGDELFQPILELYEAFRLPLKFKGQPTKEDEDEASLNRGFEADKQYVGSNNWVISGDKSASGYPMLANDPHRAQSTPSLRYWVHLNAPGVDSPGASTPGWNVVGAGEPTLPGVSIGHNDYGAWGLTIFETDNEDLYVYETNPANPNQYRYKGKGATYRWLTMKTFTETIPVKGGKPVTATLKYTLHGPVVFEDAKHHKAYAIRSGGLEIGSAPYLASLRMNQARNWTEFRKACLYSRVPGENMIWADKTGTIGWQSVGLAPIRKNFTGLVPVPGDGRFEWSGFLPIDQLPNKLNPPEGYVATANNNLTSTNYPHRDALGWTWASPSRAHRIEEVLNDGTRKTMVDFMALQADYLSIPARTLVPLLQNLASPNDRTEQALSYLRRWDYKLTPNSVAASIYVAWEGQLKQAVYQEKVPEVAQPYLKTLPTKRVYDALLVPTPGRDSLLLTCMDRAVAELTKRLGADMDDWSYGQRKNKHITITHPMSNLVDRAMRQKINFGPVSRGGYAETVNATGNDLNQTHGASFRILVDTEDWDKTLGINTPGQSGDPESPHYGDLFPIWAENSYFPVFFTKEKIKTVTEGTTVLTP
- a CDS encoding 1,4-dihydroxy-2-naphthoateoctaprenyltransferase (TIGRFAM: 1,4-dihydroxy-2-naphthoate octaprenyltransferase~PFAM: UbiA prenyltransferase~KEGG: tau:Tola_0435 1,4-dihydroxy-2-naphthoate octaprenyltransferase) — its product is MKSWIAAARPRTLPLALASIILGSFLAFANQHFDWKIAVLAALTTIFLQILSNFANDYGDAVSGKDTELRVGPRRAVATGDITKEAMLRGIVLMSVLSLVCGIGLLSVAFYSVEPKIFWFFFVLGLLSIAAAIGYTNGKRPYGYAGFGDIAVLIFFGWVGVLGTYFLYTLSFSPLLLLPATSVGLFATGVLNINNIRDIETDTMTGKRSIPARLGLSLAIRYHWGLLIAGMACALIYSFFTDASALGYLYVLAFPLFFLNGRAVATHNRPVELNARLGQLALTTLLFVILFGLGQVV